Genomic DNA from Chlorocebus sabaeus isolate Y175 chromosome 6, mChlSab1.0.hap1, whole genome shotgun sequence:
CTTGTCACTGTGGGAGGGGACCACGTCCATGGTCACAGCTATGACCCTATACCAGAATTTGCTGATGAGAGGTCCGTCAAGCGTGGTCAACTTGGGGCTTGTGGGGGGAAGCCCCAGGGCCCAGCTAACAACCCAAGACAGGGAAGAGGAGACAGGTCTTTAATGTACGGAGTCTCACAAGGCACAAACACCCTCACCAAGACCAAATAAATAATTCCACGGTTGCAGGAAGGCGAGGTCTGGGGAGGGGGTGGCATCTGAGCTCTCCCAGGGCTGGTGGGCGAGCGGGGGTCTGCAGTCTGTGAGGGGCCTCCTGGGTGTGTCCGGGCCTCTGGAGCGGGGTCAGTCCTCAGGATGGGGGCTGCTCACTCACTCTCCGAGTCAGAGTAGTCCGCCACGAGGGAGGAGCCGAGGCTGCAGGGGTGCCGCGTGTCTGCGGGGTCGGGGTCAGCTGCCTCCTGGGAGGAGCCTGCTAGTGACAGGGGCTTGTCCTGATGGCTCCCTTCCTGCCCCCTCGGCCTGCTGCACTTGGGGGTCTCAGCTGTTTCTGGAGGACAGTCTCCGGGAGACATGGGCCGGTCCTGGGCAGCCTCCTCTGGGACCCGCGGTTCCCCAGACTTGCGGGTGTCAGCCGCATACTGGGGGCTCTCCGGGACATCCCGAGACCTCCGCCGCACGATGCCCAGGTCCCCCACGGTGATGGGGGAGGTGGCAAGCGCGGTTCTGCGGCTCTGGGCCAGCTTCTTCAGGACGCCGCTGACCTTGCTGCTGGAGGCGGATCCGGGGGCGGAGGGGAACCAGGAGCGGCTGATGATCTCGGTTCGCTTCAGTTTCTGCTTGTCCTCGCAggctggaggagaggagaggacattTCAGGGGCGGCAGAGGAGGGGGTCCAGAACTGCCCTACAGTAGACTAGAGTCCACTCAAGACTGAGGACCCCCCCATCTCCAAGCAACTCTGAGCCTCCCTGCCCCCTTTTCCCCCTGGCTTTCTACGCACAGTCCAGGGTGTGGAACTTCAGCAGGGCCGCCAGCCTGCGGTCATCTTCCGTCTCGGGCACCAGCGGGATGGTCAGGCTCGCCTTGGTCTGCAAGGCCTGATctcgctcctcctcctcctggatggcttttttcttttcctgtgtcgGAGGGCCAAGAACACCAGAGACAGGGGGTGTATGTCAAAGCCCTGTCTCTTCTGTGTGCTAGGGGGCACTGCTGCAACTCTCGGGGTCTcaatttactcttcttttttgagaaagagtctcattctgtcacccaggctggagcgcagtggcacaatcatagctcactgcagcctccaactcctgggctcaggcgattctctcatctcagcctcccaaggatcCAGttctacaggtgtgcaccaccatgcccagctacttaaaacatgtatttttgtaaaggctgggcctggtagctcatgtctgcaatcccagcactttgggaggccaaggcaggtggatcccttgaggccagtagtttgagaccagcctggacatcatggcgaaaccctgtctctattaaaaatacaaaaattagccaggcgtggtggcatgtgcctgtgatcccagctactcaggaggctgaggcatgagaatcacttcaatctgggaggtggaggttgcggtgggctgagattgtgtcactgcactccagcctgggcgcaagaaggagacagtctcaaaaaaaaaataataaaaatttttttttgtagagatggggtctcactatgttgcccagtctggtctccaactcatagcctcaaacaatcctcccacctgagcctcccaaaacactgggataacacgtgtgagccaccacatacAGCCTCATCCCACAAATATTTCTGGGATACGCACCTTGTGCTAGGATTTGTTCTAGACACTGGGGATGCAGCAGCAGGCAGGGAAAAACCCTTGCCCTCGTGGAGCTGGCCTCTAGTGGTGAGAGAgtgataaggagaaaaaaaaaaatgcaggacaGGTGGGTAGGGGATGGGCTGGGAGGTTCCATTTAAAATGTGGTGGccaggtcgggtgcagtggctcacgcctgtaaccgcagcactttgggaggttgaggcgagtggatcacatgaggccaggagttagagaccagcctggccaacatggtgaaactcagtctctactaaaaatacaaatattagccaggcatggtggtgggcacctgtaatcccagctacttgggaggctgaggcaggagaatcgcttgaacccaggaggcggagattgcagtgagccgagatcacatcattgcactccagcctggacaataagagcgaaactcggtctcaaaaaaaaaaaaaacagaaggcctggcacggtggcttacgcctgtaatctcagcactttgggaggccgaggtggacggatcaaaaggtcaggagatcgagaccacggtgaaaccccgtctctactaacaatacaaaaaaattagccaggcgtggtggcgggcgcctgtagtcccagctactcgggaggctgaggcagaagaatgccgtgaacctgggaggaggagtttgcagtgagccgagatcgcgccactgcactccagcctgggtgacagagggagactccgtctcaaacaaacaaacaaaaaagacagggCATGATCACCATGTAGCagacggggaaactgaggctcagagggtcCAGTGGCCTGCTCACAGCTAAGATGTGGTGCAGTGAGGGCTGGACCTGGGCCTTGGCCCACCAAGCATCCTCTCTGACGCTGGGCTGGAGCCCCCCTCACCCGGAACCTTCTCCGCAGCATGCTGTTGAGGGCGAAGTCGTCCTTCCAGGCGCTCTGGGCCTCCTGGATGTGGCTCAGGGTGGGCAGTGCCTTCTTGAGCGTGCTCCGGTCAGCCTCGCCATGCTCCAGCCGGAACATGGCGTCCGTCTCCAGCTTCTGCTTCTTCTCATGCTCTGCAACGACCAGAGCTTGGCTGGGCTTTGGGGAGCCCAGCGCAGACTCGGGGCCAGGGACCCCAGGCAGGTAAGTGAGTGGCGCTCACCTGTGGTCAGCACCTGCTCATTGTCCGCCATGTCCCAGCGCTCCTCCTTGCGCTGGGCGCCACTCACGATCACGTAGTCGCAGTTGGCGGGGTCCGTCTGCATCTCGATGTAGTTGACACAGAGGTGGCATTTCATCCGGAACCTGGCAGCGGTGGGCAGGAATCAGGAGGCTGTGGCTGTGCCCCAGGACAGCCCTGTCACCTCTGCCTGCTTCTTTCCACCCAATGGTGTCATTTGACAAAAATTCactgagcacccactgtgtgctgTGTAGAACCATGGGCAAAACGGGCACACCCGGGCACCCAGAACAGACCTTCTGTCAGTGGGGCTGCAGTTGGcttcttcatttgttcattcagctgtttgttcattcattcattgactcatccgtttttttggttcatttattcattaattcatttgttcattcacctGTTTgttccatccattcattcactcatccggttttttggttcatttattcattaattcatttgttcattcagctgtttgttcattcattcattcactcatcttttggttcatttattcattaattcatttgttcattcagctgttggttcattcattcattcactcattcttttttggttcatttattcattaattcatttgttcatgcagctgtttgttcattcattcactcatccttttttagttcatttattcattaattcatttgttcattcagcaatttgttcattcactcatctgttttttggttcatttattcacaaattcatttgttcattcagctgtttgttcattcactcatcctttttttggttaatttattcattaattcatttgttcattcagctgtttgttcattcattcattcactcatccttttttttggttcatttattaattaattcatttgttcattcattagtGCATGTTTGTTGGTTCCCTGattcatttgttaaattaattcATACGTTCATTTGCTtatccatccatttgtccattcattcatcatcTGTTCATTCActcctttgttcattcattcattcattcattcattcattcattcattcgtccattagttcatttattccacaaatccACCCAAGACAGGCTGCTCTGTGGCAGGCTCAGTGCCAGCTGCTAGGGACATTGCTGAGTAGTGGAAAAGCCAACCTGCTCGTGGCAAGGCTGACGTCCCAGCAG
This window encodes:
- the YJU2B gene encoding probable splicing factor YJU2B codes for the protein MGERKGVNKYYPPDFNPEKHGSLNRYHNSHPLRERAWKLSQGILIIRFEMPYNIWCDGCKNHIGMGVRYNAEKKKVGNYYTTPIYRFRMKCHLCVNYIEMQTDPANCDYVIVSGAQRKEERWDMADNEQVLTTEHEKKQKLETDAMFRLEHGEADRSTLKKALPTLSHIQEAQSAWKDDFALNSMLRRRFREKKKAIQEEEERDQALQTKASLTIPLVPETEDDRRLAALLKFHTLDSCEDKQKLKRTEIISRSWFPSAPGSASSSKVSGVLKKLAQSRRTALATSPITVGDLGIVRRRSRDVPESPQYAADTRKSGEPRVPEEAAQDRPMSPGDCPPETAETPKCSRPRGQEGSHQDKPLSLAGSSQEAADPDPADTRHPCSLGSSLVADYSDSESE